From the Huiozyma naganishii CBS 8797 chromosome 2, complete genome genome, one window contains:
- the KNAG0B00640 gene encoding uncharacterized protein (similar to Saccharomyces cerevisiae CHO1 (YER026C); ancestral locus Anc_3.513), with the protein MSKVTKRNNDRASSRCASDVGSSSDSESDIDIPERRLRRSSSLLSFDTSPLAPPNETDIANFTSDAHHFSMIRNLHMADYITMLNGFSGFYSIISCLRFTLTGKPHYMQRAYFFIFLGMCFDFLDGRVARLRHRSSLMGQELDSLADLVSFGVAPATTAFAIGIQSTLDVFVLSFFVLCGLARLARFNVTVGQLPKDLTGKSKFFEGFPMPTSLVLVLLMVCLVAKGLIFDKLPFGIVREGQYFEFHPIVLLFFIHGCGMISKSMKIPKL; encoded by the coding sequence ATGTCTAAAGTAACAAAGAGAAATAACGACAGGGCAAGCTCGAGATGCGCAAGTGACGTGGGAAGCAGCAGCGATTCTGAAAGCGACATTGATATCCCTGAGAGAAGACTGAGACGGTCGTCGAGTCTTTTGTCATTCGATACATCTCCTCTGGCGCCACCCAACGAGACGGATATCGCCAATTTTACAAGTGATGCCCACCATTTCAGCATGATCAGAAATCTACACATGGCCGATTATATCACCATGCTGAACGGTTTCTCTGGTTTCTACTCGATCATATCTTGTCTGAGATTTACTTTGACAGGTAAACCACACTACATGCAACGTGCTTACTTCTTCATATTCCTAGGTATGTGCTTCGATTTTCTGGACGGGCGTGTGGCACGTCTAAGACATAGGTCCTCCTTGATGGGTCAAGAATTAGATTCGCTAGCTGACCTAGTCTCCTTCGGAGTGGCACCTGCAACCACCGCATTCGCAATTGGCATACAGTCGACGCTGGACGTGTTTGTGCTGTCGTTTTTCGTGCTCTGTGGGTTGGCAAGATTGGCAAGATTCAACGTAACAGTCGGGCAACTACCAAAGGATTTGACTGGTAAGTCAAAGTTTTTTGAGGGGTTTCCCATGCCAACATCCCTAgtgctggtgttgttgatgGTCTGTCTTGTTGCTAAGGGCTTGATATTCGATAAATTGCCGTTTGGCATTGTGAGAGAAGGTCAGTATTTCGAGTTCCACCCAATCGTTCTGCTATTTTTTATCCACGGTTGCGGTATGATCTCCAAGAGTATGAAGATTCCAAAATTATGA
- the KEX1 gene encoding serine-type carboxypeptidase (similar to Saccharomyces cerevisiae KEX1 (YGL203C); ancestral locus Anc_3.512) — MFGFDSGVLHVLLLCLAVVTAGKAVLKDEYLVDPKALPGFNKLGIDAQKFPLMYAGHIDVFEQLKKESDMIPEDYGYFFWKFEDPENIEKGKPLIFWLNGGPGCSSMDGALVENGPLRVDSKGNVYLNKGSWHSRGDLVFTDQPIGTGFSSLNDTNMDAQFFEDSLDGVSERFMEFLINYMKVFPEDADREIILAGESYAGQYIPFFANRILEYNKQGDIQPINLMTLLIGNGWIDPTTQSLSYLPFALDNKVIDKNDGPVFEILLRTHELCQNQINSAEYAGSFEFPECERLFNRLTEATRAPIKGNQLSCVNVYNYELDDTYPSCGMNWPADIPFIKKFLNQDSVKQALHLDNKPWITDWRECNSKVGKELTNKELKPSIELLPSLLESGVDIILFNGDKDIICNHIGVMDSINNMHWGGTKGFSSDAEEYDWYYRNPVLNDDEMVGYVKYDRNLTFINVFNASHMVPYDKGEASRGLLDISMNQILLGELGKRTALVSGDEPFIFDDEEGTDEEENEEEFDSDDEGDDTDESDDEGDDTDESDDEGEDVSDEDDDDEDKEEEEEEDDEEENEEDQEDEENVNYGEEKAEDAINRKGLVVAAIFATFIAVLLLIKFRNILKPKIISLMNTRPYSRLNGHKTVTWADDLEIGEMDFEINDEEGNTAAESSKTGTSNLKKAYQPESKDATAKGTGDDSIELQDL; from the coding sequence ATGTTTGGCTTTGATAGCGGGGTTTTGCATGTTCTGCTGTTGTGTTTGGCGGTAGTTACAGCTGGGAAAGccgttttgaaagatgagTACCTTGTTGATCCAAAAGCGTTGCCAGGCTTCAATAAGTTGGGAATAGATGCACAGAAATTCCCCCTGATGTACGCTGGTCACATCgatgtttttgaacaactgAAGAAGGAGTCTGACATGATACCCGAGGACTATGGCTATTTCTTCTGGAAGTTTGAGGACCCAGAGAATATTGAAAAGGGTAAACCGTTAATCTTCTGGCTGAACGGGGGGCCCGGGTGTTCGTCGATGGATGGTGCACTTGTTGAGAACGGACCGTTGCGTGTGGATTCTAAGGGAAACGTATACTTGAACAAGGGCTCGTGGCATTCGAGGGGTGACTTGGTGTTTACCGATCAACCAATTGGTACTggcttctcttctcttAATGATACCAACATGGATGCACAGTTTTTTGAGGACAGTTTAGACGGTGTTAGCGAAAGATTTATGGAATTCTTAATCAACTACATGAAAGTGTTCCCAGAAGACGCTGATAGAGAGATTATTCTTGCCGGTGAAAGCTATGCAGGGCAATACATCCCGTTTTTCGCAAACCGTATACTTGAGTATAATAAACAGGGGGACATCCAGCCAATAAATTTGATGACGCTGTTGATTGGGAACGGCTGGATCGATCCGACTACCCAATCGTTATCATATTTACCCTTCGCGTTGGACAATAAAGTGATAGATAAAAatgatggaccagtttTCGAAATATTACTGAGAACACACGAATTATGCCAAAACCAAATTAACAGCGCCGAGTATGCTGGGTCATTTGAATTTCCAGAGTGTGAGAGATTGTTCAACAGACTCACTGAGGCGACTAGAGCACCTATTAAAGGTAACCAACTGAGCTGCGTTAACGTATACAACTATGAATTGGACGACACTTATCCATCCTGTGGGATGAATTGGCCCGCAGATATCCCCTTTATCAAGAAATTCTTGAACCAGGATTCCGTGAAACAGGCTTTGCACCTGGATAACAAACCTTGGATTACAGATTGGCGCGAATGTAACTCTAAAGTTGGGAAGGAGCTGACAAATAAAGAACTCAAGCCTTCTATCGAACTCCTGCCCTCTTTATTAGAAAGCGGTGTCGATatcatcttgttcaacgGGGACAAAGATATCATCTGTAACCACATCGGTGTCATGGACTCCATCAATAATATGCATTGGGGTGGGACAAAGGGGTTTTCAAGTGATGCAGAGGAATACGACTGGTATTACAGAAATCCGGTCTTaaatgatgatgaaatgGTTGGGTACGTGAAATATGACAGAAATTTGACCTTCATCAACGTTTTCAATGCCTCTCATATGGTCCCATACGATAAAGGCGAGGCCAGTAGAGGACTGTTGGATATATCCATGAATCAAATCCTTTTAGGGGAGTTGGGGAAAAGAACAGCATTAGTTAGCGGTGATGAACCTTTCATCttcgatgatgaagagggaACAGATGAGGAAGAGAATGAAGAGGAATTTGAtagtgatgatgaaggtGACGATACAGATGAGAGTGATGACGAAGGTGACGATACAGATGAGAGTGACGACGAAGGAGAGGATGTGAGtgatgaagacgatgatgatgaggataaggaagaagaggaagaggaagatgatgaggaagaaaatgaggaggatcaagaagatgaggaaaACGTGAATTATGGTGAAGAAAAGGCAGAAGATGCGATTAATCGCAAGGGTCTCGTCGTTGCAGCAATCTTTGCCACTTTCATTGCCGTTTTGCTATTGATAAAATTCCGCAATATCTTAAAACCAAAAATAATCTCTTTGATGAACACGCGCCCTTATAGCAGATTGAATGGACATAAAACAGTAACGTGGGCTGACGACCTTGAGATTGGTGAAATGGATTTTGAAAtcaacgacgaagaaggTAACACAGCTGCTGAATCCTCCAAAACGGGCACTTCAAATCTCAAAAAAGCATATCAGCCTGAGTCTAAAGACGCTACGGCGAAGGGAACTGGCGATGATTCGATAGAGTTACAAGATTTATAG